The genome window CATTGCTGTTTGGCTGAAGACATCTCTTCACGCAGTTGCTGCTTCTTTAGGGCATAGATATTCGGACTAATTTCTTTTAGCTTTGCACGACAGCTGCCATCGCCACAGACACACAATACACAGCTTAACACTCAGCTGTGCTGGGACCGGCTCAGGGGAATCAGCTGCGTGTGTGAGGCCCAGGGCTTGAACTGCAGGAGGAAAAAAGCCTGAGGTGCTAAGTATTCTGGGATAGAACGTGAACTGAACAAGTTAATCTAACTGTATTGTACGTTGTCACAGACCGCTGCTGAGGCGAGGGAAGGGGACCCTGGAGAACTGCTCTGGCTCAGACAGAAATGTAAACGGAATGCATGGCTCATGTCTTCTGGTCAGTAAAGCTGTTCCTCGTCTGCATAGCAGTCAGTTGTTTTCtccttttcgagacagggttctctgtgtagccctggctgctctggaacttgctctgtagaccaggctggcctcggactcacaaagatccacctgcctctgtctcctgggtgctgggattaaaggcgtgtgctaaaCCAGGACTTTATTTTGGATTGCCAACTCCCCAAGTAATCACATAGAGacctttaatatttattattagtttaGGTACCACAGCTGACCAGATTACcagccatttttaaaattaatttatttatttttgattcttggctattctttttttttttttttttaatttgattctcAGCTATGCTCACCCGACCACACTGGCCTGGCCTATGTCCTGCCATGTGGCCTGCTACCTCTCATCTGCTCAGTCCCATCACCCTGTTTCTTCCTCCGAGTGGCTGGCAACTCTTCCCACCGCTGATTCCCAGAGTTCCTGCCTATTCTCTCCTGCCATTGCTACAGGGTGTTCAACTCTTTATTCAACCAGTCAGAAGGTTATGGAGAGCAATGCTGACaaaatgctgaggcaggaggtacTTCGTAAAAATGATAATACCAAAGGCCGGCCCGTTCTCAACTCTCTGGCTGCAGAAACCAGCACTTGTATAAGCCATCGGCATGTTCACCCAGTGCAGAAACACCAGCCCCAGCAGTGTGCCACCGCCGCCGCCTGGCTGGGGTTAccttttttaattacatgtatttgcttattttgtgCGTATGTGGgagtgcctgcatgtgtgtttgtgaccagacacatgcctggtgccctggaagccaggagagggcatcagatcctctgagactggagttacagttgtttgCAAACTGCTGTGTGGGGCTGGGAATCCAGTCTGGGTCCTTAGgcagagcagccggtgctcttaaaccttgagcatctctccagcccgggtCAGCTTTTAAAGATGTGCTCTGCATGGTGTACATGTCGTTCTGTTTAAAGTGAGTGTCTCCTACAGGAGTAAGCATCTGAACACTTGATCCCAGGGGATGGGAGGTTTGGGGAGGTTTATCACCTGCAGGGTCAGGAGTGGTTTACTGGGCAGGCACAGTCCTCACAAGACAGGGAGCGCGTTCGAGAAATACTGCCTCACTCTGACTAGAGCCGCTGCTGGCGCCAAgcccttcctgccatgatgggctACCAGACctccaggtggctcacagccatctgtaactccagtcccaggcctttcttttcctttccttttctttttgttgttgttattgctttggagttttcgagacagggttctctgtgtagccctggctgtcctggaactcactctgtagaccaggctggccacgaacTTATAGctatctctgcttcccaagtgctagtattacaggtgtgtgccaccaccttccagctaagatttatttatgtatgtatgtgagtgctctgttTGCTTGTATGACTCtaagacagaagagagcatcaggccCCAttatgatggttgtgagccatcttatgggtgctgggaactgaactcaggacctggcTAGAAGACAGTCTCTTGACCAccttgccatctctccagccctttagtTGTTTTTGACAATTTTGTGCATACATACATGGATCACACTCACCCCAACTCCACCCTTCACTCCTCCTAGACGGCTCTCAagaacccctccctccttctgtcctctcctgttttcttcttttttgtggtAATCCCCTGCATCTGTTCagtgctgtgatcccagcactcagggaggcagaggcagggggatctctgtgagttcaaggacagccaaggctacacagagaaacactgtgttgaaaaagcaaaaaacaaaacaaacacatacacgtggctcagtggtgaggggcactggctgttcttccagaagacccaggttcaattctcagtacccacgtggcagctcacaactgtctataactgtaGAGGATCCGACACCCTTACATAGATACACACGCAGGCGAAACACCAAcggtacataaaataaaaatgaattctaacaaaacaaaagtgtttaTGAAGCAGGGGTGGAGTCAGTAACCCATCCTTGatttttatgtcctttgaggaaAGCTTCTTTACTTCATTCAGGACTGGGTCTCCAAAGCCTTTAAGTCATGctggctccccacccccacctaccTCAACCTGCACCACAGGGCCCTGGGGCTGAGCTGACTGGGGTAATGGGGAGGAAGAAACGAGAGACACCACAGAAAAGCTGGGACCAGGTGGGCCTGGAAACTTAGCGCAATCACCACAGACAGCTGGACGGCCAGGCAGGCTCACTGCGGACGGCTGAGCCGCGAGACACGCTGACCTCAGTGGGATCTCCGTGGGGCAGCGGAGGACGAGGCGGTGCGCACCCTTGCTCATCCTGACCCACACAGGgacgtccaggacagccagggctgctctCAGTTTGAGCTTGCAAGGCCAGAACGCTCTGCCAGTAAGCAGATCTCTAACTGTAAGCATTTCCTTTAAGTATGGAGACAGAACCTGGGTCTTCACCCTTCCCTGGTaagtgctctaccaactgagctacatctctggCCCTCTGCCTGCCCGGCTCTTTAGAGTTCTAGTTAGAATAATATGGGCCTAGCGTGAGGTCAAAAGGAGATGAGGCACAGCTGACCTTCATAAATGAGGCGCTGGGTCTGGCGAGCTGACTCAGGGTGACCaaacttgaggacctgagttcagtccctggggcCCACCTGGAGGACggagagaactgacttttgcAAGTTGCCGTGTCAATCTCTAAGCTACGTCACACCAGGTGTGCTTTCACGCCCAATAACAAGCAAATAGCAAACATCCGACCAAACAGGTGCGTTTCACCACCCCTGACGTTAAAATACAGCATGTGCCTCACCAGGGAGTACTGTGACTGTCTGCCCGACGTCTGTGTTGTGTGAAACGGTGCTGTTCATGCCCTGCAGGGCTCCTACAAGTGGTATTTGGTTGCATGGTGAGTGTGactctgcatgcacacaccaccCCCTTCCTGACCGGGGCTGACGACTTGTCCCCAAAAGTGAGAAAGAAgcgctgaagagatggctcagtggttaggaggcCTGACGGCTCTTCCAGGAGAttagggttcagttcccagaacccacacggcagctcacaactgtctgtaactcacaCATATGGTGCACCAATATAGATACAGGGAAAGCACTGAAATAGACTAATTAAAAATGTGAAAGGTGCCACCCCATACACGTATCCACCTATAACGGATGGAGACCTGCTCAGTGGTTGTGTTAAAATCACTTAAGATGCATCAGATTCAAGAACTTATCAGACGCAATCAGACCAAGAAAGGGTACAGCACCCTCAGCTGGACCCCATGATGGGGCTTCAGTTCAACTCTGGTCCACTAAACCTACAAGGATTAGAATTTGTCCACTTCTTCATCCACATCCTGTCTTGCATTTTGCCCCCAAGCCTGGCTCAGCCCTGTGACCTGCAGCTTGACTCTGAAGATGGCAGCATCCTGGCTGCGATCTCCAGCAGCTCTCCATGTGGTGACTTTGCAATACTTCAAGCTCTCAGTTTCTGGTAAGGCCTCTCAACTCCTGAATTACGCTGGGGCTTCTTTAACCCTTTAGTAGCCATGGGGTAGCCTACAGAGGTACACACGTGATGCGTAACATGTAATATTGACAGAAGAGAACCTGCGCCTGCCCGTTATTAACGTGGATCAGGACGAAGGGGCAAATTGTCGCCAAGGAAGCCGACATAGCTTGTTAACTTACTGGTATTCAGTAGGCTCAGACGCGGAAAAACACAAGTATGTTCGTTCAAGTTCCTGACACAGGGCACCCAAGATGGAGAGTGGGTCTCTCTGCAGAGACAGTTCAGTCTTCCTGGTGCAACCAAATCCTTTGCAGGAGGTGTATGATAGGAGACAGTGTCCTTTCCAGTACATGCTGACTTAACTTTCCTATCGTGCCCTCTGTCCCCAAACAGCCTTGGGTTTCATCTCACTGTGCTTTCTGCATCTGAAACTCTCTCCTGTTCTGGAATGTCCGACCTGGAATGAACGAACCTGGTGCAAAGTGGTGCTCTGGAGAGAAGGAAGCACAGGGTatcagctcagtgctgctgctgtGGAGATCTGGCGCCTCACGCGTAAAACCGAGATAATTTTACCACCCCCAAGCTGCTAAGTGGTTCAATAGGACATTCCAGTAAGGCTCTTAGCATCACTTCTGGCCCTAGAAACGCGACGCTTGCGCGGGCACAGCAACCCGCTCGCCCCGAGGGAGCCGCCCTCTGACCGCCTCCCTGAGCTCCCGGCGCCCACGGTGGCGTCTGCGCCGCCACGTCGCCTCCCCCACCCTCCCGACACCAGGGTTCCGCAGACGCCGGCGAGTGTTAGGTACCCGGCTCACCGGGCCGCGCCCCGCGGGGCTTGAGCCCCGCGATTGGCTGCTCCGGGTGTCCGTCTTCAGAGGCTGCTGCGGATTGGCCACCTTTGGCGGCGGGGGCGGGCTTCGCGGAGCAGAGGAAGGGCGGGGACCCGGATGTGTGTGGTGGCGGCGGCCGAAGAGCTACAGCGCGGAGCTGAGAGGCCTATGGATGAGGAGGACGCGGCGGCCCCGGTAGGCGGGGACCGGGGGGCGGGGTCCCGGAGGCCTCGGGCTCTGCCGAGCTCGAGGCGGGGGTCCTGGGCGACGGCTCCGGGCtccggggcggggccggggctcTGGTCGCCGGCCCTCCCGCCGCCGCGCACCGCCAGCCAGCGCGGGGCCTTGCAGACCGGGCGGAGCCGCGCTGACAGGTTAAGGCCGCCTGGCCCGCGGGTCTCACCCCAGGACCCCGCGGTGCCGAGGCAGCGCCGGGACCCAGCGCGGCGGCTGCTGGCTGGTGCCGAGGCCACCGGGTCCTCGGAGACCAGATGCCTTCAGGTCGGGAGCTCCGGCATTTACCTGGGTTCGAGTCCTGGCCCAGGGCCCAGGAGAGGCATCTGGGCGCTGCGCCACAGGTGTCTGCGCCCCTGGAGCGTGCAGACGAGCCCTGATGTGCACACTGGGCTCAAACTCAGCTTAGCCTAGGTTTGCTGATCACCTACTGTGCGGACAGCCCTGGGCCAGGAGTTTGGAGAATGGGAAGAAAAGATTCCTCCATCGTTTCCCCGCTTTTGGCTCTCTGGGAaactgcattcattcattcatttactggCCTTGCGCGGTTGTCTAAATACCAGGAGAGCCCCGCTCCTCTTCGCCTTCACCGCTGCCATTTTCGAGGCTGCCATCCTCTGAGCTGCTGTCACAACCTGCAGCTGGGAATGACAGTTAAGACCGGAtaagttcctttttcttttgctggagacagggcctccctaggtagccttggctggcctggtcTCAGACCGATCTCAGGTGTAGAACttagagatccatttgcctcttcGGATTAAAAGCGCTGGGGTTCTGGTCAGGAGGGAAGGCCCGGCAATTAAGGGCAATGGCTTTCAGGAAGGGcggcggtggtgcacacctttaattccagcatgtaggaggcagaggcaggcggatctctgaggccagcctgatctacagagtgagttccaggacagccagggctacacagagaaaccctgtctcaacaacaaaagcTCATGCCcccccttgtttgtttgtttgttggtacAATTCCTTAAAGGTTTCTCATTacccttgaaataaaaattaaactccTAACTATGAACAGCCTTTTGCCTTATCcagttctttctgttttgtttttcaagacagggtttccctgtgtaacaacagccttggctgtcctaggatTTGCTTTTAGACCCGGTCGGCTTCAAACAcatagagctccacctgcctctgcctccccgagtgctgggactaaaggcgcgCGCCGCTGCTCCTGGGGCTTTACCCTGGTCTTACTCACTTTTCCCATGTAGCAGTGGGCCTGGCGGGCTGTCTTCCTGTACCGCGACACCTTTCTCCTACCCACAGACCTGCTGTGGCCGTTGCCTCTGCCTGGAATGCTTTTTGTACTCGTACATTGCTTGCCTCCCTTTCAGCTCACATGCAACAGTTCAGATACTTCATTACGTCCCTTTCCCCCACTGGTCAAAATGTCCACTTGTGCCTATTCCCTGCTGTGCTCCTTCACGCTCACGAAGATGGAGACTTGTGAGAAAAAGACCTTTGCTCCTAGCTCCGCCCACAGTGCACTTGTAAGGCCCAGTAAGCTTGTGCTGGCTGAGTGGCGGAGGCTGGAGCTCAGAGATGTGTTCGGACATCAAGCCTGCAGTCAGCCCGGTGCTCTGCTCAGCCCCGCGACCTCTTCACCTCTCCGCTCATAGGTTTGTTCTCATGAACAAGATGGATGACCTGAACTTGCACTACCGGTTTCTGAACTGGCGAAGGAGGATTCGGGAGATTCGAGAGGTCCGGGCTTTCCGGTATCAGGAGAGGTTCAAACATATCCTTGTAGATGGTGACACTCTGAGGTGGGTGTGGGGGAGCGTTCCCCATTGTCCTTGTGAGTCCTTTTCCAGGTCTTAGGCAGGGACAGGCGTGTCAGAGGGAGAGGGACTGTTTACACTCACCTCTCGGGGAGGGTACCCCAGTGGCCTTTGTGCATTCCTTTCTTCGTCTTGTCACTGGGTCCTTCTTCGGGTTGTTGTGTTATTTGCTTATTTAGCGTGTGGGGGGTGCTGTGAAAGGACAACGTGATGGAGACAGAGTCCCCTTAGATCAGGTGGGACCAACTGTGCTCACTAGGAAGTGCTTTTATGCACCGAGCCTTCTCACTGCTTTGTTGAGATGGCCCTGCTGTCCTAACACCTGCAGTCCTCCTCAGCTTCCCTTGAGATTACAGGCAAGTGCTGTCTCAGCCATCTTGGCTCACTGTCTTCCGGTCTGGCAAGGGAAGGATCCAGAGAGGCCCTGTTCTGATTTGGAAGTTCCCATGACAGGTATAGGAGGCTGCCAGCATCTGTCAAGACAGTGGCCTGAGTCCCCTTCTGCCTACATTGCCGCCTACTTGGGCTCAGCAGGGAGGGGCCTTCTGTAAGGCAGCTGGCCCTGTCTGGGGAGTGCCAGTGTGTAATTGCCCACTCTGTGTCTTGCCAGCcctttggtttgtatttttctctttaagtCTTGAACCTGCCCTGACTGAGCCATCCAGATAGTTATCATCTAAGGGGAAAAGGAGCTAGCATTATTGCCTGAGGGGAAGAAAGCTGAACTATGGGGACTGAATGACTCTTCCTGACTGAAGGCCTTTGATGAAGGGTAGAGATCAGCTGTTCTCTAGCTCCGCTGAGGACAGGGCTGCAGGCAAGGGCCAAAGTTGCAGCAGGAGGGATTGAGGTTAGACAACACTGAACACTGTGGGACCCCTAAGAAGCAATTAAGGAAGGCTTCATGAATGCTCGCTAGAAGCAGTGGGAAGGGTAGGTGACCTTaaattccgtgtgtgtgtgttcctgtgttcgagagaatttttttcttttttcttttccaagtcagagtttctctgtgtatccctggctgtcctggactcactctgtagaccaagctggcctcagattcagagatctgcctgcctgtgcctcccaagtgctggctgggactaaaggctctGTGCAGATTTCTTGAAGTGTGGCTTGATGAGCCCTCACAAGGTTGGGGTTAGGAGTATTCTGATTTCCTCCCAACTCATGGGCATGCTGCTAATAGAGCTTTTCTATATTCCTTTAGTTACCATGGGAATTCTGGTGAAGTTGGCTGCTATGTGGCGTCTCGACCCCTGACCAAGGACAGCAATTATTTTGAGGTGATCAAGCAGTAGGTGTGCAGAGTtggggagctgggtgtggtggtggggTTGGCGATGAGGAGTGAGTACATCGAGCGAAGAGGCCCTTCTCCTGGATTTATGACCCGGCCTTTTACATTTTCACCAAGGTGGCTCTTTTTGAGAGAAGGGTGCAGGACAGCATGACTCTTGATCTTGATCATGACAGGTGCCTTGGAGTCTTATCCCCTTGCCTCTTGGCTCTGCTGTCCCTTTGCCTAGGTGGACTTTGACCCGAGTCATTTTCCTTGGTCCTAATACAGCAGTTTTCAATATTCCTAACaatgtgaccctttaacacatgCTATGCTGACCCCCagccagaaaattatttttgttgctacttcataactttaattttgctactgttgtgatttgtaatgtaaataaagattgtgttttccgatggtcttaggcaacctctATGAAacggtcatttgacccccaaaggggttgtgacccacaggttgagaactgctgtcctGACAGAAGCCCCAAATTGATTCTGTGCATAGCTGTTTATTATTGTTTCTGTAAGTgcctgtgtgtgggcatgtgcatgtCAGAGCCCTCGGAGACTAGAAGTTAGAAGTGGCCGTTGTGAATTACCTGATGCGGGTCTTGGGAACCCAACCTAATTTGACTGCTAAGCCCTGTCTCCAGCTCCCCACctctgctgcttctcctcttttttttgtttttgtttttttttttgagacaggatctcactatgtagccctggttggcctggaactctgtctctctatgtacaccaggctggcctggagctatCACCtgtctctggaatgctgggattaaagatatgagCCGTCATGCCTAGCTAAAGCTTGAGAGTGACTGTCCGAGTAACCACAGTAAAGGGCCCTGCCCTCCCATCCCAGGTGCCCTTGAGCATAAGCCCACCTTTGATCACCCTGCCTGCCCTTGTCCTGCCCAAGTtcactcctcttcccctgtgaacTGTGTCCTGCTCTCTGCGTTCCAGGTATCTATTGTGGACAGTGGCGTTCGGGGCACCATTGCTGTGGGGCTGGTCCCTCAGTACTACAGCTTGGATCACCAGCCTGGCTGGTTGCCTGACTCTGTGGCCTACCATGCTGATGATGGCAAGTGAGTGGTCCTTCCTTTGGGGTGAGGTGGTGTGAAGGAGAAGCTATCTCTTAGTGGTTTTCTCTGCCATgtaggacttaaaaaaaaaatccatgttatTTGGGTTCCTATACCTCTACCTTCCTTCTCCaccaatcccttccaataccaggtaggagagaaagaaggttagtggaaGAGGAGGCGTAGGtctctttggctacttcctgctggttagagtcctTGAGTTTCTTGGGGCAAGTTCAGTCTTTGTTTCAGGAGCTCTCCAACCTCTTCTCCTccaactgcagcagcagcagcaggagcagcagccttcCTCTTTCTCAGAGACCCCCTTCTCACTCTGGGTCTGGCCTTTATTcactctccagagtcctcagagttaaaccatttacagctggcaaagagcccctctcagagcccacacaaggTAAATAGTCAGCTGCTGAGGACCATCTGgggcagtcccatatcccacacctgggattaaatcGGAAACGTGTTCACATgtcataacataactgagtttttaaagacaccaaaacttccactacatcaCTATTTCCTGTCTTAGGAGTTTTTTCATAAACGTAATTAGGTGAGCCACCCTTGCTGGTGTGGACGTCAGAGAGGGTGACGTGACTATCAGGACACAGGTGGGTGCTGTCCAGAGTGGGGCTTCTGAGAGGGCACCACAGAGTCCTGTGCATTCTCTCCATAGGCTGTACAATGGCCGAGCCAAGGGGCGCCAGTTTGGGTCAAAGTGCAACTCTGGGGACCGGATCGGCTGTGGCATTGAGCCTGTGTCCTTTGATGTGCAGACTGCGCAGATCTTCTTCACCAAAAACGGGAAACGGGTGAGCAGACGGCCCCGGAGACTCTTCCCTGCCCGGGGCAGCGGGGACATGCTCATATCACCGGTTCGAGGAGAAGTAACTACAGCCAGCAGGGGCAGAAATCGATGTCTCAGAGGGAGATTTTGGACAaacgggaggagggaaggtgtgtTTGGCTGGCATGCTGGAGGCTCTGCGTTCAGTTCCCTGCACCACAGAAACAGAGGCCacccaggagatggaggcaggagagtcagagGTTCAGAGGCATTCTCAccacagaatgagttcaaggacagttgGGTTACACGAGGCACTATCTTAAAGGCGTTTTCTTTCGGGATGAGGCCCCTGAAAGGCTACGTGCTCCAGTAGGTGacccacacatgcatgtatagGCACCACTAAGTTGACTCTGCGTTCAAAAAAGCACATGAAATTAGGAGAGATTGGGGGGGGTAGGGAAGGAATTGGAGCAGAGGAAATAGTGATTTTCCTCTgtacattatatgcatgtatgaaattttcaaacagTAAAGACATAAAAAGcaggatgaagagatggctcagtggttaagaccactggctgctcttcagaggacccaggtttggttctcagcacccacattgccGCTCACAACTGtttaactctagtttcaggggctctgacaccgtcacacagacacacatgcaggcagaacaccaatgcacataaaataaaagcacatgatttttaaaatgtaaacaggGAAAGGTTATGGTTCAGCTGTATTAAGTGGAGGGTCTCAGGAGTGTGACTTGGAAACTGGGGGATTgtactttggtttttattttctttcttcttgaatTGATTTCTCTTCAaagatggtggtagtggtgatggtggGACTTTGAGACTCTACCTCTCCTaccctcctctccctctgctgGGGGCGGATTGCTTCCCAAGCCCAGCAAGAGGTCAGCTCCCTCTGCAGCCTTAGTAGATGTGCCTTGGTGCTCCTGTCCTGTGCTGCTTACACGGCAGCAAGTCCAGGGGCTGAGGCTTGCCTTCCAGCTCCCTGTGACCTGCCTGGCCATGAGCATTTGACAAATCTTAGAACTCTGCTGAACCTGTTTTTCTGAgatctgtttgtatgtgtgtgagagagagaagggagtgtgtgtgtgtgagagagagagggagtgtgtgtgtgtgtgtgtgtgtgtgtgtgacagctgCTGGCTGTGTCTCTTGGAGGTGAGAACTGGATggcagctccctcctccctccctgtgcTGCAGGTGGGCTCCACCATCATGCCCATGTCCCCAGACGGGCTCTTCCCTGCAGTGGGCATGCATTCCCTGGGCGAGGAGGTGCGGCTGCACCTCAACGCTGAGCTGGGCCGTGAGGATGACAGCGTCATGATGGTGGACAGTTATGAGGACGAGTGGGGCCGGCTGCATGATGTCAGAGTCTGCGGGACGGTGAGTAGCGGGCAGGGGGACGTGGGAAGAGCACACATGGGCATCTGACAGCTTAGAACCAGGAGGAAGGACAGTTCATCCCTGCctcttcactgtgtagcccaggctggcctggccctcaaacctgcctctgcctgctgaatgctggggttaaaggcgtgtcaTGGAGCCtggctctttcttctctttatctTGCTATAGGTCAGGGACgttgcttaggctggccttggatttacATTCTGCCCACCCTGGCCTGAGCAGTCCTGTGCCCCTGTATGGGTGTGTACAGTACAGCGTGGCTTCGGGAGGTGGGAGTTCGGGTGGAATAGCTTGACATGCTTCTTGGAGTCCAGAGCTGTGCTCTGAGCATAGattcccctcctctctttccttcatttGGGAGCTCAGCCTGGTTGCTGATCCCCAAAACAGGCAACAGCTCTCTGCTGCAGCTTCTCTTTCTTCAGGACAACTGACTGGGGAGCCCAACAAGTTAGGATTTGTTGTGATTCAACTCAGCTGGGTTCTGGGGTCTGTCGTTAGAGAACTGAGGAACACCTGTGGGACAGGATTTTCAGAgttggtgttgtgtgtgtgtgttgctgggtaTTAACTCTTTCACAGGCTGAACAAGTCCCCTACCACTGAACTGTATCTCTAGCTCCTTTGctggttttttgttgctgttgctgagATAGGGTCTTCCTCAGCTGCGCTGCTGTGCTGCTTCAGAACTCAGTCTGTACCCCAGGCAGGTCCTGAACTTTGAATCCACATGCCTCCAAGTAGTAGGGATTACATGCCTGCACCCAGGCCCAGCTTTGGGGACCCTGAATCAGCTGCACTGTCAGTGTCCTGTGACTCTGTAGGAGGTGACAGGGCAGGtggatgagggtgagggaggaCCCTGAAGCTTCCAAGCCTGCCACCCTCCTCTTCAGGCCTGTTGTAGTGTCTCTCTGGGGTTTGAGCCTTCCTGAGAGCTGTGAGAGAGGGCTGTCCTGCAGTCTGTCCTGCAGCCTGTTGGGAGCGAATGATGCACGTCAGGAGCCCGATCTCTTGGGAGACACTTGGGCCTCCCACTTAGATGTCTTCTCTGCCCCTCCTTGTTCCagcctgtcctttttcttcaccCTTGGCCTTCTCACCTCCATGCAGGCGATTCCAAGTTAGCCTGTGGTAGGAAAACAGAAGCAGTGGGGGATGGAAGTGGATTTATGAAGAAGGCGgcctttccttgtggagttcaagGTAAATTGAGTTCAGAGAACATGGCAGAAAGTGCACCCCCTGCTATTCTGACACTCTGCTTTTCTGGGGTGTCCTGGGGTGCAAGGGCTGTGGTGGTTGTGAGCCAAGGCTCAGATGCCCACCCCTTGACTCATCCCTCCTCTTGGTCCCCTTGTACCATCATTGTGACAACATCCAAAGTTGATCTTGGGCCTGAGCCAGGGCCATGTTCCAGCTCTCATCTCTGACCTCTCCCCAAACGTTTTCCTGGCATCCTTTCCCTGCCTGGACCTGTCCCCACTCTACTCCCGGCAGCCATTCTAATTGAGGTGGAATCCTGTAGACATTAAAAatagccttccttccttccttccttcctcccctcagcACCCTCAGTCTGCTCTTTTAGGAATTTCCCCCTTGAGCGTAGCTGCAGAGTGTGGTTGTCTTCAAACCCTCACCAAAGCTAGGACAGCTCTCGGGGGCTGTGGGGTTGGTCCACTGCACTGTGAGCACAGGCTC of Meriones unguiculatus strain TT.TT164.6M chromosome 8, Bangor_MerUng_6.1, whole genome shotgun sequence contains these proteins:
- the Spryd3 gene encoding SPRY domain-containing protein 3 — protein: MRRTRRPRFVLMNKMDDLNLHYRFLNWRRRIREIREVRAFRYQERFKHILVDGDTLSYHGNSGEVGCYVASRPLTKDSNYFEVSIVDSGVRGTIAVGLVPQYYSLDHQPGWLPDSVAYHADDGKLYNGRAKGRQFGSKCNSGDRIGCGIEPVSFDVQTAQIFFTKNGKRVGSTIMPMSPDGLFPAVGMHSLGEEVRLHLNAELGREDDSVMMVDSYEDEWGRLHDVRVCGTLLEYLGKGKSIVDVGLAQARHPLSTRSHYFEVEIVDPGEKCYIALGLARKDYPKNRHPGWSRGSVAYHADDGKIFHGSGVGDPFGPRCYKGDIMGCGIMFPRDYILDSEGDSDDSCDTVILSPTARAVRNVRNVMYLHQEGEEDEEEEEEEEDGEEIEQEHEGKKVVVFFTRNGKIIGKKDAVVPPGGFFPTIGMLSCGEKVKVDLHPLSG